A region from the Haloarcula limicola genome encodes:
- a CDS encoding pre-peptidase C-terminal domain-containing protein, with translation MTARLATVGVVLLVALTAPIAGVGAVAAAPGDDTREIAYGETVRGAVDSVDAIRDNPTENGHSGQWYYEPVSFEGEAGDVVNISLYGPTDTSMVLVGPDGQRLSHNEDGGTGNNSEIVTRLPADGTYTIQVTSHFPEDSYEYLLSLHRLDAEDRTSIELGETVVGTVDESNPESEQFHGRYAELSLSAPVGQEIELTHSSAADSGLFLIGPNNRVVAQKVAPYAGQDVTLRYVIEQERPYTVIVASDDYEGEFSYQVSASAVAENESANDSATGNETAANETSDTTDDETEGHSGHAPDAPASSSLRVLDGGLNQSATTLGTSVTHTVTVANFGDAAGTFDEPIVVDGTETVRYNATLAPYEMRTLSVSMTPNRTGQYAVALGDRAAQSLTVVPPANADGNTVQIGNDTYVGVAQNAMAGQTVPFEFEMGAADATLRTVSVDAGGSGTLWLEATRTANLSAGGPPADGLAVQHGFALSPSLQSNGTTVDQSIQRGAVTVDVSRAALGETAEADVVLYRYDEDAGTWNALPTTRVSSTAENVTYRAETDRFSTLALGTVTAAQTGGSLSTNAVSAGETVTVTATVRNAGSAPVETTVPVTVDGDTVTERTLTVQPGGERTFTATLSPAAGTHAIGVGDTQVGTLDVAASGTADGEDAVTTDATPTSTTGGDGPGFTAVVALLSVVAALLMGYGRREA, from the coding sequence ATGACCGCACGCCTCGCGACCGTCGGCGTGGTCCTCTTGGTGGCGCTCACCGCGCCGATCGCCGGCGTGGGTGCCGTCGCCGCCGCGCCGGGAGACGACACGCGCGAGATAGCCTACGGCGAGACCGTGAGGGGTGCCGTCGACAGCGTCGACGCGATACGAGACAATCCGACCGAGAACGGCCACAGCGGCCAGTGGTACTACGAGCCGGTCTCGTTCGAGGGCGAGGCCGGGGACGTGGTCAACATCAGCCTCTACGGCCCGACCGACACCTCGATGGTGCTCGTCGGTCCCGACGGCCAGCGCCTCTCGCACAACGAGGACGGCGGGACGGGCAACAACTCCGAGATCGTGACGCGGCTGCCCGCGGACGGGACCTACACCATCCAGGTGACGAGTCACTTCCCGGAAGACAGCTACGAGTACCTGCTCTCGCTGCACCGACTGGACGCCGAGGACCGGACGTCCATCGAGCTGGGTGAGACTGTCGTCGGCACCGTCGACGAGTCGAACCCGGAGAGCGAGCAGTTCCACGGCCGATACGCCGAGCTCTCGCTCTCGGCACCCGTCGGGCAGGAGATCGAGCTGACTCACTCCTCGGCAGCCGACTCCGGGCTGTTCCTGATCGGCCCGAACAACCGAGTCGTGGCCCAGAAGGTCGCTCCGTACGCCGGACAGGACGTCACGCTCCGGTACGTCATCGAACAGGAGCGGCCCTACACGGTCATCGTCGCGAGCGACGACTACGAGGGCGAGTTCTCCTACCAGGTGAGCGCGAGCGCGGTCGCGGAGAACGAGAGCGCGAACGACAGCGCGACGGGGAACGAGACCGCCGCGAACGAGACGAGCGACACCACCGATGACGAGACCGAGGGCCACAGCGGCCACGCCCCGGACGCTCCCGCTTCGTCGTCGCTCCGCGTGCTCGACGGCGGACTCAACCAGTCCGCGACGACGCTCGGGACGTCCGTGACGCATACGGTGACCGTCGCCAACTTCGGCGACGCCGCGGGGACGTTCGACGAACCGATCGTCGTCGACGGCACCGAGACCGTCCGGTACAACGCGACGCTCGCGCCCTACGAGATGCGGACGCTCAGCGTCAGCATGACGCCGAACCGGACCGGCCAGTACGCCGTCGCCCTCGGTGACAGGGCCGCGCAGTCCCTGACCGTCGTGCCGCCGGCGAACGCCGACGGCAACACGGTGCAGATCGGTAACGACACCTACGTCGGCGTCGCCCAGAACGCGATGGCCGGGCAGACGGTCCCCTTCGAGTTCGAGATGGGGGCGGCGGACGCGACTCTCCGGACGGTGTCCGTCGACGCCGGTGGGTCGGGGACGCTGTGGCTCGAGGCGACGCGAACGGCGAACCTCTCCGCCGGCGGCCCGCCCGCCGACGGGCTCGCCGTTCAGCACGGCTTCGCGCTCAGCCCGTCCCTACAGAGTAACGGAACCACGGTCGATCAGTCGATTCAGCGCGGCGCGGTCACCGTCGACGTGTCCCGAGCCGCGCTCGGCGAGACCGCCGAGGCCGACGTCGTCCTCTACCGATACGACGAGGACGCGGGGACGTGGAACGCGCTGCCGACGACTCGCGTCTCGTCCACCGCGGAGAACGTGACCTACCGGGCGGAGACCGATCGGTTCTCCACGCTCGCGCTCGGGACCGTCACGGCCGCCCAGACCGGCGGCTCGCTCTCGACGAACGCCGTCTCGGCCGGTGAGACGGTCACCGTGACCGCGACCGTTCGGAACGCCGGGTCCGCGCCCGTCGAGACGACTGTCCCCGTCACCGTCGACGGTGATACCGTCACCGAACGAACCCTGACCGTCCAGCCGGGCGGCGAGCGGACGTTCACCGCGACGCTCTCGCCGGCCGCCGGGACGCACGCCATCGGCGTCGGCGACACGCAGGTCGGCACGCTCGACGTCGCGGCGTCGGGAACGGCCGACGGCGAGGACGCGGTGACGACCGACGCGACCCCGACCTCGACGACCGGCGGCGACGGTCCCGGCTTCACCGCCGTGGTCGCGCTGCTCTCGGTCGTGGCGGCGCTGCTGATGGGATACGGGCGCAGAGAAGCGTAA
- a CDS encoding HalOD1 output domain-containing protein: MNGNDSGHPEQAQAWELPGGELADADAAKPTYDPMTDTYTTTVSFADVSPSIAVAEALATVRHCETTALSPLYDEIDTDALDAIITGSGDSVSVTATVDGFEIVVTSGGKIEISPPE; encoded by the coding sequence ATGAACGGCAACGACTCCGGCCATCCTGAGCAGGCACAGGCATGGGAACTACCCGGTGGTGAGTTGGCTGACGCGGACGCGGCCAAACCGACTTACGACCCGATGACCGACACGTACACGACGACTGTCTCGTTCGCGGACGTCTCGCCGAGTATCGCGGTCGCCGAGGCGCTGGCGACTGTCCGTCACTGCGAGACGACGGCGCTCAGCCCGCTGTACGACGAGATAGACACGGACGCGCTCGACGCGATCATCACGGGGAGCGGCGACTCGGTGAGCGTGACGGCCACGGTCGACGGGTTCGAGATCGTCGTCACCAGCGGCGGGAAAATAGAGATTTCGCCGCCGGAATAA
- a CDS encoding metal-dependent hydrolase, with translation MWPWEHLAVGYLVYSLYVRVRGRERPSGVDVVAVAVGSQFPDLVDKPLGWGTTLLPSGTSLAHSILFAVPISLLVVAVAHRYGHSSVGVGFALAYLAHPPADAVYSFVLGGHLRLGFLLWPVVPAHPMEPTAIFARAGELFVEFVGILGTPMGYRFLALEALLLGVTFILWWDDGWPGLDLLRPRANSR, from the coding sequence ATGTGGCCGTGGGAACACCTCGCCGTCGGATACCTCGTCTACTCGCTGTACGTTCGTGTCCGCGGGCGGGAGCGCCCCAGCGGCGTCGACGTCGTCGCCGTCGCCGTCGGTTCGCAGTTCCCCGACCTCGTCGACAAACCGCTCGGCTGGGGGACGACGCTGTTGCCCTCGGGGACGTCGCTCGCACACTCGATCCTGTTCGCCGTCCCGATATCGCTCCTGGTCGTCGCGGTCGCGCATCGGTACGGCCATTCCTCGGTGGGCGTCGGGTTCGCGCTCGCGTACCTCGCACACCCGCCGGCCGACGCGGTCTACTCGTTCGTTCTCGGGGGGCACCTCAGGCTCGGCTTCCTGCTCTGGCCGGTGGTCCCGGCCCATCCCATGGAGCCGACGGCGATCTTCGCCCGCGCCGGCGAGCTGTTCGTCGAGTTCGTCGGGATTCTCGGCACGCCCATGGGGTATCGGTTTCTCGCGCTGGAAGCGCTGTTGCTCGGGGTAACGTTCATCCTGTGGTGGGACGACGGGTGGCCCGGCCTCGATCTGCTCCGACCGCGCGCGAACAGTCGGTAA
- a CDS encoding DUF7344 domain-containing protein, with the protein MEQNNTELSRDRVFDILSSPRRRYVLYFLRTEPNPIQLTDLAEHVAAWENDTTVEELSTQQRKRVYVSLYQTHLPKLADSGLVEYDEDSGEVSISRKASEIDPYLGEQSEEPRWYLYYLGLAVLSTLLIAASVAGLGVAEGTVAMIVVGAFVVLTAVHVVYRWRERPPPVEFTE; encoded by the coding sequence ATGGAACAAAACAATACAGAACTCTCACGCGACCGCGTCTTCGACATCCTCAGTAGCCCGCGCCGTCGGTACGTCCTGTACTTCCTGCGGACCGAGCCGAACCCGATCCAGCTGACCGACCTCGCGGAGCACGTCGCGGCCTGGGAGAACGACACGACGGTCGAGGAGCTCTCGACACAGCAGCGCAAACGCGTGTACGTGTCACTGTATCAGACACATCTCCCCAAGCTCGCGGACTCCGGTCTCGTCGAGTACGACGAGGACTCCGGAGAAGTGTCGATCTCGCGGAAGGCGTCCGAGATCGACCCGTATCTCGGCGAGCAGTCCGAGGAGCCGCGCTGGTACCTGTACTATCTCGGGTTGGCCGTCCTGAGTACGCTCCTCATCGCCGCGTCCGTCGCCGGACTCGGCGTCGCGGAAGGGACTGTCGCGATGATAGTGGTCGGTGCGTTCGTCGTGTTGACCGCGGTCCACGTCGTCTACCGCTGGCGAGAACGCCCGCCACCGGTCGAATTCACCGAGTGA
- a CDS encoding DUF7344 domain-containing protein: MTDNANPQARSKSNAPSEADGATESAGEGGDEAAGRAADSTAAPLTDSELFDVLKNERRRAALSLLFASEDARVSVSSVSEQVAARENDTTVDSLEEQQRKRVYVSLYQCHLPKMDGLGIVEFDRETGTIALGPNATVLSGYVDGEANAGRAWYRYYAAVAVAGAVGVLANRVAGQILAAELLTGGVLLAVAACAVAHWYRER, encoded by the coding sequence GTGACAGATAACGCGAATCCACAGGCGAGATCGAAGTCGAACGCGCCGAGCGAGGCCGACGGAGCGACCGAATCCGCCGGCGAGGGTGGTGACGAGGCTGCGGGACGCGCGGCGGACTCGACCGCCGCGCCTCTCACCGACAGCGAGCTGTTCGACGTCTTGAAAAACGAGCGCAGACGCGCGGCTCTCTCGCTGCTCTTCGCCTCGGAGGACGCCCGGGTCTCGGTCAGTTCCGTTTCCGAACAGGTCGCGGCCCGGGAGAACGACACGACGGTCGATTCGCTCGAAGAGCAGCAGCGAAAGCGCGTCTACGTCTCCCTCTATCAGTGTCACCTCCCGAAGATGGACGGGCTGGGAATCGTGGAATTCGACCGCGAGACGGGCACTATCGCGCTGGGCCCCAACGCGACGGTGCTCAGCGGCTACGTCGACGGCGAAGCGAACGCCGGACGAGCGTGGTATCGCTACTACGCCGCGGTGGCGGTCGCGGGGGCGGTCGGCGTTCTCGCCAATCGAGTCGCCGGGCAGATTCTCGCCGCCGAACTCCTCACCGGGGGCGTCCTCCTCGCCGTCGCCGCCTGTGCGGTCGCTCACTGGTACCGGGAACGCTAA
- a CDS encoding MBL fold metallo-hydrolase — protein sequence MTVDSDWDDWLLRAVEDADPDGLAIWYLGCNGFIVKSSGDTTVFIDPYLGIGDPPRTVRMVPVPFDPTDVQEADAVLGTHEHTDHVHGPSQAPILAGTNADYYTTDSGHDVIREEAWMDNWSVTDDQLHEVEEGDALEIGDLTIHVEPANDPDAEHPVSYVFEHESGTFFHGGDARPGDFEAVGEAYDIDLGVLAFGTIGMIDDSDTGEPTRTQWYSDENMIIEAANELRLDRLLPSHWDMWKGMTTEPTVLHNHANSFEYPRSLEIAKIGDRVDL from the coding sequence ATGACGGTTGATTCCGACTGGGACGACTGGCTCCTGCGCGCCGTCGAGGACGCCGACCCCGACGGGCTGGCCATCTGGTATCTGGGCTGTAACGGCTTCATCGTCAAGTCCAGCGGCGATACGACGGTGTTCATCGACCCGTATCTCGGTATCGGCGACCCGCCGCGCACGGTCCGCATGGTACCGGTGCCGTTCGATCCGACGGACGTACAAGAGGCCGACGCGGTGCTCGGCACCCACGAGCACACGGATCACGTCCACGGTCCCTCGCAGGCCCCGATCCTCGCGGGCACGAACGCGGACTACTACACCACCGACAGCGGTCACGACGTCATCCGCGAGGAGGCGTGGATGGATAACTGGTCGGTGACCGACGACCAGCTCCACGAGGTCGAGGAGGGCGACGCGCTCGAGATCGGCGATCTGACGATACACGTCGAACCGGCGAACGACCCCGACGCCGAGCATCCGGTCTCCTACGTCTTCGAACACGAGTCGGGGACGTTCTTCCACGGCGGCGACGCCCGCCCCGGCGACTTCGAGGCGGTCGGCGAGGCGTACGACATCGACCTCGGCGTCCTCGCGTTCGGGACCATCGGTATGATCGACGACAGCGATACCGGCGAACCGACGCGCACGCAGTGGTACAGCGACGAGAACATGATCATCGAGGCGGCGAACGAACTCCGACTCGACCGGCTGCTGCCGAGCCACTGGGACATGTGGAAGGGCATGACGACCGAGCCGACGGTCCTGCACAACCACGCCAACAGTTTCGAGTACCCCCGATCGCTCGAGATCGCGAAGATCGGCGATCGCGTGGACCTCTGA
- a CDS encoding MFS transporter, giving the protein MRELLSNRTFLRLLVGRLVTNAGDSIYYVAALWLVHDLTQSTFYTGVASFLVMVPGLLSFAVGPLVDDVEVRWALVVTQAVQGLLVLTIPVAAWFDALTVELVLVVIPLASLVNLVTYPAQSAALPRAVGRENLSSANAVFNTAHEGVNMAFNAVGGVLVGLAAVGAVGAFLVDAATFGVAILLFAGLTLPGRRGAPDADTDAHADDTNPGDGVSAASDGGGDTEREGSDSESLRERTRRYVGDFRDGLAYLRGTAFVPVLLPQIFISFATGMMLAILPAFAELRGSAGLYGVLLSALAAGALVGSVLSARLDRVPYGYFMLGGTALTGLAWIGAGLATWTPAVVAFFALAIVYSGGNSVLFDTLVQTVVPERKLGRVTSSMSTLQQVATPFGSLLGGAAAAVVGPVPIVLFVGGANFLGTLYFLFSGSLRALPSVASVEYGDDRIEEFRSP; this is encoded by the coding sequence GTGCGCGAACTGCTCTCCAATCGGACCTTCCTCCGCCTGCTCGTCGGCCGGCTGGTGACCAACGCCGGCGACAGCATCTACTACGTCGCGGCGCTGTGGCTGGTCCACGACCTCACCCAGTCCACGTTCTACACCGGCGTCGCCTCCTTTCTGGTGATGGTCCCCGGCCTGCTCTCCTTCGCGGTCGGGCCGCTGGTCGACGACGTGGAAGTCCGGTGGGCGCTCGTCGTGACGCAGGCCGTTCAGGGCCTGCTCGTGCTGACGATCCCGGTCGCGGCGTGGTTCGACGCGCTGACGGTCGAACTCGTCCTCGTCGTCATTCCGCTGGCGTCGCTCGTGAACCTCGTGACCTACCCGGCGCAGTCCGCCGCGCTCCCCCGCGCCGTCGGCCGGGAGAACCTCTCGTCGGCCAACGCGGTGTTCAACACCGCCCACGAGGGCGTCAACATGGCGTTCAACGCGGTGGGCGGCGTCCTCGTCGGACTGGCCGCGGTCGGTGCCGTCGGGGCGTTCCTCGTCGATGCGGCGACCTTCGGCGTCGCGATCCTGCTGTTCGCCGGTCTCACGCTGCCCGGGCGCAGGGGCGCTCCGGACGCGGACACCGACGCGCACGCCGACGACACGAACCCCGGCGACGGAGTGTCGGCCGCGTCCGACGGCGGCGGGGACACCGAGCGAGAGGGTTCCGACTCGGAGTCGCTCCGCGAGCGGACGCGGCGATACGTCGGCGACTTCCGCGACGGCCTCGCGTACCTCCGCGGGACGGCGTTCGTTCCCGTCTTGCTCCCGCAGATCTTCATCAGCTTCGCGACCGGGATGATGCTCGCTATCCTCCCGGCCTTCGCCGAGCTCCGCGGGAGCGCCGGCCTGTACGGCGTCCTGCTGTCGGCGTTGGCCGCGGGCGCGCTCGTCGGGTCGGTGCTCTCTGCGCGACTCGACCGCGTACCCTACGGCTACTTCATGCTCGGCGGGACGGCGCTGACCGGCCTCGCGTGGATCGGCGCGGGTCTCGCGACGTGGACGCCGGCCGTCGTCGCGTTCTTCGCGCTCGCGATCGTCTACTCGGGCGGCAACAGCGTCCTCTTCGATACGCTCGTCCAGACGGTCGTTCCGGAGCGCAAACTGGGGCGGGTGACGAGTTCGATGTCGACGCTCCAGCAGGTGGCGACGCCGTTCGGATCGCTCCTCGGCGGCGCGGCGGCGGCCGTCGTCGGCCCGGTCCCCATCGTCCTGTTCGTCGGCGGCGCGAACTTCCTCGGGACGCTCTACTTCCTCTTCTCGGGGTCGCTCCGGGCGCTCCCGTCGGTCGCGAGCGTCGAGTACGGCGACGACCGCATCGAGGAGTTCCGGAGTCCGTAA
- a CDS encoding YlbF family regulator, translated as MSIESDTAADPTDDSVEELATEFGEAITELPVYQRYLEAKETVENHEEAQEAIQEFEQLREEFQLARQTGRASQEDLRKLQDAQEELHDIPVMSEYLQVQNDLELRLQELNELVSEQLAVDFGQKAGGCCED; from the coding sequence ATGAGCATCGAGAGCGACACCGCCGCCGACCCGACCGACGACAGCGTCGAGGAACTCGCCACGGAGTTCGGCGAGGCCATCACCGAACTGCCGGTGTACCAGCGCTACCTCGAAGCCAAGGAGACCGTCGAGAACCACGAGGAGGCCCAGGAAGCCATCCAGGAGTTCGAGCAGCTCCGCGAGGAGTTCCAGCTCGCCCGCCAGACCGGCCGCGCCTCCCAGGAGGACCTCCGGAAACTGCAGGACGCCCAAGAGGAGCTTCACGACATCCCCGTGATGAGCGAGTACCTGCAGGTCCAGAACGACCTCGAACTCCGCCTGCAGGAGCTCAACGAACTCGTCTCCGAGCAGTTGGCCGTCGACTTCGGGCAGAAGGCCGGCGGCTGCTGCGAGGACTGA
- the dph2 gene encoding diphthamide biosynthesis enzyme Dph2 — translation MSQERTEGDLRNTGLSLKHDREWDYEIDRIVEAVEERDAETVGLQFPEGLKRRGPAVTDDLRETLPDDVQVMMSGQPCYGACDLDTYMMRRTDVFVHFGHSPMKESEKIIYVPLFSNVDVFPMMERATEEELASPDEDPDVGLVTTAQHMNKFDEMRSWLEERGYEVHVRKGDDRLTHEGQVLGCNYASADVDADQILYVGGGKFHPLGLAMEHPDKKVVIADPVNNALTVADTEQFMKQRYASVHKAMDAEQWGVIFCTKIGQGRWDQAQEIVENNDDAYLITMDEVTPDRLTNFGMDAYVNTGCPRITTDDGPQFKKPMLTPGEYEIAIGEKPLDALEFDTFHGTW, via the coding sequence ATGAGCCAAGAGCGTACCGAGGGCGACCTCCGAAACACGGGCCTCTCGCTGAAACACGACCGGGAGTGGGACTACGAGATCGACCGCATCGTCGAGGCGGTCGAGGAGCGCGACGCCGAGACGGTCGGACTCCAGTTCCCCGAGGGGCTGAAGCGGCGCGGTCCCGCCGTCACCGACGACCTGCGGGAGACGCTTCCCGACGACGTGCAAGTGATGATGTCGGGTCAGCCCTGCTACGGGGCCTGCGACCTCGACACGTACATGATGCGCCGGACCGACGTGTTCGTCCACTTCGGCCACTCGCCGATGAAGGAGTCCGAGAAGATCATCTACGTCCCGCTGTTCTCGAACGTCGACGTCTTCCCGATGATGGAGCGGGCCACCGAAGAGGAACTGGCGAGTCCGGACGAGGACCCCGACGTGGGCCTCGTGACGACGGCCCAGCACATGAACAAGTTCGACGAGATGCGCTCGTGGCTCGAGGAACGGGGCTACGAGGTCCACGTCCGCAAGGGCGACGACCGCCTGACCCACGAGGGGCAGGTGCTTGGCTGTAACTACGCCAGCGCCGACGTCGACGCCGACCAGATCCTCTACGTCGGCGGCGGCAAGTTCCACCCGCTCGGCCTGGCGATGGAACACCCCGACAAGAAGGTCGTCATCGCGGACCCCGTCAACAACGCCCTGACCGTCGCCGACACGGAGCAGTTCATGAAACAGCGCTACGCCTCGGTCCACAAGGCGATGGACGCCGAACAGTGGGGCGTCATCTTCTGTACGAAGATCGGGCAGGGCCGCTGGGACCAGGCCCAGGAGATCGTCGAGAACAACGACGACGCCTACCTCATCACGATGGACGAGGTGACGCCGGACCGCCTGACCAACTTCGGGATGGACGCCTACGTCAACACCGGCTGTCCGCGCATCACGACCGACGACGGCCCGCAGTTCAAGAAGCCGATGCTCACCCCCGGCGAGTACGAGATCGCCATCGGCGAGAAGCCGCTCGACGCCCTGGAGTTCGACACCTTCCACGGGACGTGGTGA
- a CDS encoding METTL5 family protein, whose amino-acid sequence MPTKSALAQQLAVVAGFDDPRADLEQYRTPPELAAHLVHTADLQGDVQDRTVVDLGCGTGMLALGAALRGPDTVVGLDIDPAPLSTARTNERKVGSTTSVSWVRADATRAPLCPPEETTVVMNPPFGAQSGNEHADRGFLETAAEVSEVSYSIHNEGSREFVESFAADNGGEVTHAFEAEFDLPRQFDFHERDSQVITAEVYRIAWD is encoded by the coding sequence ATGCCGACAAAGAGCGCCCTCGCCCAGCAACTCGCCGTCGTCGCGGGATTCGACGACCCACGGGCAGACCTCGAACAGTACCGGACGCCCCCGGAACTGGCGGCGCATCTCGTCCACACGGCGGACCTCCAGGGCGACGTGCAGGACCGCACCGTCGTCGACCTGGGATGCGGGACCGGCATGCTGGCCCTGGGCGCGGCACTCAGAGGACCGGACACCGTCGTCGGCCTCGACATCGACCCCGCGCCGCTCTCGACGGCCCGGACGAACGAGCGCAAGGTCGGCTCGACCACGTCGGTCTCGTGGGTGCGCGCGGACGCGACGCGGGCACCGCTCTGTCCCCCCGAGGAGACCACCGTCGTGATGAACCCGCCCTTCGGCGCGCAGTCGGGCAACGAACACGCCGACCGCGGCTTTCTCGAAACGGCCGCCGAGGTGTCCGAGGTCTCGTATTCCATCCACAACGAGGGCAGTCGCGAGTTCGTCGAGTCCTTCGCCGCGGACAACGGCGGCGAGGTGACCCACGCCTTCGAAGCCGAGTTCGACCTTCCCCGCCAGTTCGACTTCCACGAGCGGGACTCGCAGGTCATCACCGCCGAAGTGTATCGCATCGCCTGGGACTGA
- a CDS encoding rhomboid family intramembrane serine protease, producing the protein MMQSSLWGAVAAAPFRPLAVVVAVVVVLVALRRLAGGRLLDPLRRRLLFGVPWGTLLTMAGVLAVYWFVQGAWWYSRPLVTPFRTWSYFYPLGMLTGPFTHAGQGHITGNLMATLVYGTVVEYVWGHYPRERGTQTFSSLATNPFARILAVPAAMATVGVFTGVFAIGPVVGFSGVVFALAGFALVTRPFLFLGAFLANRIVDLVYTALRYPEPTVGGATRYITPWWADIAIQGHAIGLLAGVVVAGLLLRTRERRPRPTRVFFATLVFAIANGLWAVYLPVGGGRFTLYRWLGTGLVFLLALLLAAGARPLDGRFPRFEWHGPSIATIAIVVALGALCLASVPTNLVQIGPDDVPENGVEVRDYVVTYDEGVRDAYVGSVPTPFGVGEAQTNVTQSGVVVVNADREVWIAAVPKGRLSLNKRVPVIVGGVGWRETVYANRTGWSVLGNDTVYRVQLRREGGERRTAFTSPPSTADATIADRNVTIRPSEDGFRIAVTRANQTVGRGPVPANMTTSTIGGLTFDRNRTRLYAGENGTRVIVAEKRKPRN; encoded by the coding sequence ATGATGCAGTCGTCGCTGTGGGGGGCGGTGGCCGCGGCACCGTTCCGGCCGCTCGCTGTCGTCGTCGCCGTCGTCGTCGTGTTGGTCGCGCTGCGCCGCCTCGCCGGCGGGCGACTGCTGGACCCGCTCCGCCGTCGCCTCCTGTTCGGCGTTCCGTGGGGGACGCTGCTGACGATGGCGGGCGTCCTCGCCGTCTACTGGTTCGTACAGGGGGCCTGGTGGTACTCACGTCCGCTCGTGACGCCGTTCCGGACGTGGTCGTACTTCTACCCGCTCGGGATGCTGACCGGTCCCTTCACCCACGCCGGCCAGGGTCACATCACGGGCAACCTCATGGCGACGCTCGTCTACGGCACCGTCGTCGAGTACGTGTGGGGCCACTACCCGCGAGAGCGGGGCACGCAGACGTTCTCCTCGCTCGCGACGAACCCGTTCGCGCGGATCCTCGCGGTTCCGGCGGCGATGGCCACCGTCGGCGTGTTCACGGGCGTCTTCGCCATCGGTCCCGTCGTCGGCTTCTCCGGCGTGGTGTTCGCGCTCGCCGGGTTCGCCCTCGTCACGCGTCCGTTCCTCTTCCTCGGTGCCTTTCTCGCCAACCGCATCGTCGACCTCGTCTACACGGCGCTTCGCTACCCCGAACCGACCGTCGGCGGCGCGACCCGCTACATCACGCCCTGGTGGGCCGACATCGCCATCCAGGGTCACGCCATCGGACTGCTGGCCGGCGTCGTGGTCGCGGGGCTGCTCCTCCGGACTCGCGAGAGGCGGCCGCGGCCGACGCGCGTCTTCTTCGCCACGCTCGTCTTCGCCATCGCGAACGGCCTCTGGGCGGTGTACCTTCCGGTCGGCGGCGGTCGGTTCACGCTGTACCGCTGGCTCGGGACGGGGCTGGTCTTCCTCCTCGCGCTCCTGCTCGCCGCCGGAGCGAGGCCGCTCGACGGTCGATTCCCCCGCTTCGAGTGGCACGGCCCCTCGATCGCGACGATCGCGATCGTGGTCGCGCTCGGGGCGCTCTGTCTGGCGTCGGTGCCGACGAATCTCGTCCAGATCGGCCCCGACGACGTGCCCGAGAACGGGGTCGAAGTCAGGGACTACGTCGTCACCTACGACGAGGGCGTCCGCGACGCCTACGTCGGTTCGGTTCCGACGCCGTTCGGCGTCGGCGAGGCCCAGACCAACGTCACCCAGAGCGGCGTCGTCGTCGTCAACGCCGACCGAGAGGTGTGGATCGCGGCGGTGCCGAAGGGGCGGCTCTCCCTGAACAAGCGCGTTCCCGTGATCGTCGGCGGCGTGGGCTGGCGCGAGACGGTGTACGCCAACCGCACGGGCTGGTCGGTGCTCGGAAACGACACCGTCTACCGGGTCCAACTCCGCCGCGAGGGCGGCGAGCGTCGGACGGCGTTCACGTCGCCGCCGTCGACGGCCGACGCGACGATCGCCGATAGGAACGTCACGATCCGCCCGAGCGAAGACGGGTTTCGGATCGCGGTCACCCGCGCGAATCAGACCGTCGGGCGGGGGCCCGTCCCGGCGAACATGACGACGAGCACCATCGGCGGCCTCACGTTCGACCGGAATCGAACCCGACTATACGCCGGTGAGAACGGGACGCGCGTGATCGTCGCGGAGAAGCGGAAACCGCGGAATTGA
- a CDS encoding DoxX family protein translates to MAFETAGSAELFLLGRLLFGGVLAFTGLNHFLNADGMIPYAEAKGLPAPAAAVYGSGGLLVFSGLLVILGAYPVVAAGALAVFLVASAVTMHDFWAVPEDQQQDEMTQFLKNVALAGGALVVLTVAGTSWPYSVGIGLF, encoded by the coding sequence ATGGCCTTCGAAACTGCGGGATCGGCCGAGCTGTTCCTGCTCGGCCGGCTCCTCTTCGGCGGCGTCCTCGCGTTCACCGGGCTGAATCACTTCCTGAACGCCGACGGGATGATCCCCTACGCCGAGGCGAAGGGGCTGCCAGCGCCCGCGGCGGCGGTGTACGGGAGCGGAGGGTTACTGGTGTTCAGCGGCCTGCTCGTCATTCTCGGCGCGTACCCCGTCGTCGCGGCGGGCGCGCTCGCCGTCTTCCTCGTCGCCTCGGCGGTGACGATGCACGACTTCTGGGCCGTCCCGGAGGACCAGCAACAGGACGAGATGACGCAGTTCCTGAAGAACGTCGCGCTCGCGGGCGGCGCGCTCGTCGTCCTGACGGTCGCGGGCACGTCCTGGCCCTACAGCGTCGGTATCGGTCTGTTCTGA